One Streptomyces sp. L2 genomic window carries:
- a CDS encoding glycosyltransferase 87 family protein: protein MLWLLAHDSAPLVGGGSVGREVWRLYFHWYGVLAQGAFPAHDTRWQYPPGAGAVLMAPGLLPELTYFQAFVALALAADALIAVALVRAGCGRRRSLLGAALWTGGLPLLLHLPLARYDVQVTAFAVLSLLTLARFPRVGGVLGALGALVKVWPALVLLGMPRGRATRTAWTWATAAGAVSLEMFAVLFSDPLAFLREQGGRGVQIESLGGTALNLARHAGWPGTVRYRYGAMELTGPYVSAVGAVSVALTAVAFVLLVVWRLRARRWDEATPYDAALCAVLLFTVTSRVISPQYLVWLLGLAAVCLTSRVTGQRPVAVLVLAASALSTLAYPMSYGEVVAGTWTGCLLMLARNGLLAAAAVLSFVRLWRSTRAATVKTGPAAQPLAVSDRLQERAASGS, encoded by the coding sequence ATGCTGTGGCTGCTCGCGCACGACAGCGCGCCGCTGGTGGGCGGGGGTTCGGTGGGGCGGGAGGTGTGGCGGCTGTACTTCCACTGGTACGGCGTCCTGGCCCAGGGCGCGTTCCCGGCGCACGACACGCGGTGGCAGTACCCGCCCGGCGCCGGTGCGGTGCTGATGGCGCCCGGCCTGCTGCCGGAGTTGACGTACTTTCAGGCGTTCGTCGCGCTGGCGCTGGCCGCGGACGCGCTGATCGCGGTGGCCCTGGTCCGCGCGGGTTGCGGGCGCCGCCGGAGTCTGCTCGGCGCCGCCCTGTGGACAGGCGGCCTGCCGCTCCTGCTGCACCTGCCGCTCGCGCGCTACGACGTGCAGGTCACCGCGTTCGCCGTCCTCTCCCTGTTGACGCTGGCGCGCTTCCCGCGCGTGGGCGGCGTGCTCGGGGCGCTCGGCGCGCTGGTGAAGGTGTGGCCGGCCCTGGTGCTGCTGGGGATGCCCCGGGGGCGGGCGACACGGACGGCGTGGACGTGGGCGACGGCGGCCGGGGCCGTCTCGCTCGAGATGTTCGCGGTCCTGTTCAGCGATCCGCTGGCCTTCCTGCGGGAACAGGGCGGCCGGGGCGTGCAGATCGAGTCGCTCGGTGGTACGGCCCTGAACCTCGCGCGGCACGCCGGCTGGCCGGGCACGGTCCGCTACCGGTACGGCGCGATGGAGCTGACCGGTCCGTACGTGTCCGCCGTCGGCGCGGTCTCCGTCGCGCTGACGGCCGTCGCCTTCGTCCTGCTGGTGGTGTGGCGGCTGCGGGCCCGGCGGTGGGACGAGGCGACACCGTACGACGCGGCCCTGTGCGCCGTGCTGCTGTTCACGGTGACCAGCAGGGTCATCAGCCCGCAGTACCTGGTCTGGCTGCTCGGGCTGGCCGCCGTCTGCCTGACCTCGCGGGTCACCGGCCAGCGGCCCGTGGCCGTGCTGGTCCTGGCGGCGAGCGCGCTGAGCACGCTCGCCTATCCGATGTCCTACGGCGAGGTGGTCGCCGGCACCTGGACCGGCTGTCTGCTGATGCTGGCCCGCAACGGGCTGCTGGCGGCGGCAGCCGTGCTGTCCTTCGTCCGGTTGTGGCGCTCGACACGCGCTGCGACCGTAAAGACAGGACCCGCGGCACAACCACTGGCCGTTTCCGACCGTCTTCAAGAACGAGCGGCAAGTGGCTCTTAA
- a CDS encoding glycosyltransferase family 39 protein: MVNIGLLVTQQPRRPSGQASPEPGARRPPPHTRSALASARGRHAAAVGVPALVMAGLGLWGLDRGAMWRDEAVSFQVARRTVPQIWRLLHGVDAVHGLYYLLMHAVLTVHPGEVVLRLPSVCAAAVTAGLVAELGTRLVRPRVGLWAGLLYAVTPMAGHYAQEGRSYALVAAGATGATLLFVRAVRGGGGRLWWGYGAVLGLTCWLHEFAVLLLLAHAGSLALARAGARVWRGWGCAAGAVAAGLVPMVVVSWGQSAQVAWLRPPTWGTAGALLRAFLGPTDLVFGVCLSLAVLGVGGVVGRRGELSCAGVALPLVVVAPGVLMVASLFSPLYVDRYVLFALSGAPLLVAAGAEKVVTVVARLRPGGRRVRGRSAGSGAVGAGAVGRVRPGGRRVPTLPHSRLRSSGGTPIALRNACPHDDGRLHGRPVRQAHDDGVLGGRPARQVDDGLLGGWPVVRGSLLALVGVVFVGAGLVHQLPLLEEDRLPGGRADDLGGVSRVAGREVRAGDAVLFVPGAGRNAALAYPGAFKGVRDVALARGAAVSGTLYGREVGAAELLGRMRRLDRVWVVGDPKLLAGRYPAETPVERAEVAALGAHFVGVAQARSGEVTVRLYVRWDGAPASGSPVPPRPRPERW; encoded by the coding sequence GTGGTGAACATCGGGCTTCTCGTCACACAGCAGCCGCGCCGGCCGAGCGGGCAGGCGAGCCCGGAGCCGGGTGCCCGCCGGCCGCCGCCGCACACGCGGTCCGCCCTGGCCTCCGCGCGCGGGCGGCACGCCGCCGCCGTGGGCGTGCCGGCGCTGGTGATGGCCGGGCTCGGGCTGTGGGGGCTCGACCGGGGGGCGATGTGGCGCGACGAAGCGGTGTCCTTCCAGGTCGCGCGGCGTACGGTGCCGCAGATCTGGCGGCTGCTGCACGGTGTCGACGCCGTGCACGGCCTGTACTACCTCCTCATGCACGCCGTCCTCACCGTCCACCCCGGTGAGGTGGTGCTGCGGCTGCCCTCGGTGTGCGCGGCGGCGGTCACGGCGGGGCTGGTCGCCGAACTCGGCACCCGGCTGGTCCGGCCGCGGGTGGGGCTGTGGGCCGGCCTGCTGTACGCCGTCACGCCGATGGCCGGGCACTACGCGCAGGAGGGCCGCTCCTACGCCCTCGTCGCCGCCGGGGCGACCGGGGCGACGCTGCTGTTCGTCCGCGCGGTGCGTGGGGGCGGGGGGCGGCTGTGGTGGGGGTACGGCGCTGTCCTCGGACTCACCTGCTGGCTGCACGAGTTCGCCGTCCTGCTGCTGCTCGCCCACGCGGGGTCGCTGGCGCTGGCCCGGGCCGGGGCGCGGGTGTGGCGGGGGTGGGGGTGTGCGGCGGGGGCGGTGGCGGCCGGGCTGGTGCCGATGGTGGTGGTGTCGTGGGGGCAGTCGGCGCAGGTGGCGTGGTTGCGGCCGCCGACGTGGGGGACGGCGGGTGCGCTGCTGCGGGCGTTTCTGGGGCCGACGGATCTGGTGTTCGGGGTGTGTCTGTCGCTCGCGGTGCTGGGGGTGGGGGGTGTCGTGGGGCGGCGGGGGGAACTGAGCTGTGCGGGGGTGGCGTTGCCGCTGGTGGTGGTGGCGCCGGGGGTGCTGATGGTCGCTTCGCTGTTCTCGCCGCTGTATGTGGACCGGTACGTGCTGTTTGCGCTGAGCGGGGCGCCGTTGCTGGTGGCGGCGGGGGCGGAGAAGGTGGTGACGGTAGTGGCCCGACTGCGGCCCGGTGGTCGTCGCGTGCGGGGGCGCTCCGCTGGTTCGGGGGCGGTGGGGGCTGGTGCCGTCGGCCGGGTGCGGCCCGGTGGTCGTCGTGTGCCCACCCTCCCCCACTCTCGGCTTCGCTCGAGCGGGGGGACCCCCATCGCCCTGCGGAACGCCTGCCCACACGACGACGGGAGACTGCACGGGCGACCGGTGCGGCAGGCACACGACGACGGCGTGTTGGGAGGGCGGCCGGCGCGGCAGGTCGACGACGGCTTGTTGGGGGGGTGGCCGGTGGTGAGGGGGAGCCTGCTCGCTCTGGTTGGTGTGGTGTTTGTCGGGGCTGGGCTTGTTCATCAGTTGCCCCTGCTCGAAGAGGATCGGTTGCCTGGGGGGCGGGCTGATGATTTGGGTGGGGTTTCTCGGGTGGCTGGGCGGGAGGTGCGGGCGGGGGACGCGGTGTTGTTCGTGCCCGGGGCCGGGCGGAACGCGGCGCTGGCGTATCCGGGGGCGTTCAAGGGGGTGCGGGATGTCGCGCTGGCGCGGGGCGCTGCCGTGTCCGGGACCCTGTACGGGCGGGAGGTGGGGGCCGCCGAGCTGCTCGGACGGATGCGGCGCCTCGACCGGGTGTGGGTGGTGGGCGACCCGAAGCTGCTGGCGGGGCGGTACCCGGCCGAGACCCCTGTCGAGCGGGCCGAGGTGGCGGCGCTCGGCGCACACTTCGTGGGGGTCGCCCAGGCCAGGTCCGGCGAGGTGACCGTACGGCTGTACGTGCGGTGGGACGGGGCCCCGGCTAGCGGGAGCCCGGTGCCGCCGCGGCCGCGTCCAGAGCGGTGGTGA
- a CDS encoding MarR family transcriptional regulator: MTDTEWLRLDRQICFSLHAASRAFNGVYRVLLKDLGLTYPQYLVMLVLWEQGELPVKKLGEHLRLDSGTLSPLVKRLEAAGLVRRERSALDERSVRVLLTEEGAALRERALEVPRRIMSATGFQVDEITELRERLDRLTTALDAAAAAPGSR, translated from the coding sequence ATGACCGACACGGAGTGGCTCCGCCTGGACCGCCAGATCTGCTTCTCCCTGCACGCGGCGTCCCGCGCCTTCAACGGCGTGTACCGCGTACTCCTCAAGGACCTCGGGCTCACCTACCCGCAGTACCTGGTGATGCTGGTGCTCTGGGAGCAGGGCGAGCTGCCGGTCAAGAAGCTCGGCGAGCATCTGCGCCTCGACTCCGGCACGCTGTCCCCGCTGGTCAAGCGGCTGGAGGCGGCGGGCCTGGTGCGGCGGGAGCGCAGCGCGCTGGACGAGCGGTCGGTGCGGGTGCTGCTCACCGAGGAGGGGGCGGCCCTGCGGGAGCGGGCGCTGGAGGTGCCGCGCCGCATCATGTCGGCCACGGGCTTCCAGGTTGACGAGATCACCGAGCTGCGCGAGCGGCTGGACCGGCTCACCACCGCTCTGGACGCGGCCGCGGCGGCACCGGGCTCCCGCTAG
- a CDS encoding organic hydroperoxide resistance protein yields MDALYTAVATATHGREGRAVSSDGRIDLALAMPVELGGNGQGSNPEQLFAAGYAACFGSALGLVGRQAKVDVSDAAVTAEVGIGKQGEGFGLKVTLRVELPGTVDEETGRKLVEAAHQVCPYSNATRGNIEVDLVIE; encoded by the coding sequence ATGGACGCGCTCTACACCGCTGTCGCCACCGCAACCCACGGCCGCGAGGGCCGCGCCGTCTCCTCCGACGGCCGGATCGACCTCGCCCTGGCCATGCCGGTGGAGCTGGGCGGCAACGGCCAGGGCAGCAACCCCGAGCAGCTGTTCGCCGCCGGTTACGCCGCCTGCTTCGGCAGCGCCCTCGGCCTCGTCGGCCGCCAGGCCAAGGTGGACGTCAGCGACGCGGCCGTCACCGCCGAGGTCGGCATAGGCAAGCAGGGCGAGGGCTTCGGCCTGAAGGTGACGCTGCGCGTCGAGCTGCCCGGGACCGTGGACGAGGAGACCGGCCGCAAGCTCGTCGAGGCCGCCCACCAGGTGTGCCCCTACTCCAACGCCACCCGCGGCAACATCGAGGTCGACCTCGTCATCGAGTGA
- a CDS encoding bifunctional glycosyltransferase family 2 protein/CDP-glycerol:glycerophosphate glycerophosphotransferase: protein MPRFSVIVPCFKVQGFLRECLDSVLGQSYEDIELIAVDDCSPDGCGAILDEYAARDPRVKVLHLPENVGLGRARNAGMPHATGDYLFFLDSDDTLTPGALRAMADRLGEAGDPDVLVFDYARTYWWGGTRRNVLAHILAEAGDGTFTVGEYPEILDLLMVVWNKVYRRDFTEAHGFEFPPGYYEDTPWTFPVLLSAGRIATLDRICLNYRQRRQGNILSTTSRKHFDIHDQYARVFAFVDAYEELWTWRPYLHRKMGEHCLDILAKPDRLPPGDKAEFFRRTAEMFRAHRPEGVRAEGEVAVLEGTYAMYRLRRQAGRAGREAGRRAAQARRTAAARGRRGWAALHARRPLDEHLVLYSASSHRGLLGDPAAVYYKAQEIAPQLRGVWVVRDEEAAEQLPPGVEHVLVDSRRCLELAARAKFFVNDVNWPATPAKRPGSVYIHTHQGTPLKYMGADLLGKPGARLGFDVPQMLRRADRWDYSLVANQHSELVWERAYPCHFTSVRTGSPRNDVLVTSRTDPAAGASFRLRHGIPEDHTVVLYAPTRRDYRRGGHADRFDLARFAADLGEGHTLVVRLHPTLAAGPARGMGLSELARRGIVVDATDEPHAEEVMLASDALVTDYSSIMFDYADLDRPVVVHADDWEAYTASRGTYLDITAEAPGHVSRSYRELAWLFTSGSWRDEESARLRADFRTRFCAYDDGRAAERVVRTLLLGEPMESPPHVRIPGQGRAPERDALASA, encoded by the coding sequence GTGCCCCGTTTCAGCGTCATCGTCCCCTGCTTCAAGGTGCAGGGCTTCCTGCGCGAATGCCTCGACTCGGTGCTCGGGCAGTCCTACGAGGACATCGAGCTGATCGCCGTCGACGACTGCTCCCCGGACGGCTGCGGCGCGATCCTCGACGAGTACGCGGCCCGTGACCCGCGCGTGAAGGTGCTGCACCTGCCGGAGAACGTCGGGCTGGGCCGTGCCCGCAACGCCGGGATGCCGCACGCCACCGGCGACTACCTGTTCTTCCTGGACAGCGACGACACTCTCACCCCGGGCGCGCTGCGGGCCATGGCCGACCGGCTCGGCGAGGCCGGCGACCCGGACGTGCTGGTCTTCGACTACGCGCGCACCTACTGGTGGGGCGGCACCCGGCGCAACGTCCTCGCGCACATCCTCGCGGAGGCCGGCGACGGCACGTTCACGGTGGGCGAGTACCCGGAGATCCTCGACCTGCTGATGGTGGTGTGGAACAAGGTGTACCGGCGGGACTTCACCGAGGCCCACGGCTTCGAGTTCCCGCCCGGCTACTACGAGGACACCCCGTGGACGTTCCCGGTGCTGCTCAGCGCCGGCCGGATCGCCACCCTGGACCGGATCTGCCTGAACTACCGGCAGCGCCGGCAGGGCAACATCCTGTCCACGACCAGCCGCAAGCACTTCGACATCCACGACCAGTACGCGCGGGTGTTCGCGTTCGTCGACGCGTACGAGGAGCTGTGGACGTGGCGGCCGTACCTGCACCGCAAGATGGGTGAGCACTGCCTGGACATCCTCGCCAAGCCGGACCGGCTGCCGCCCGGCGACAAGGCCGAGTTCTTCCGCCGTACCGCCGAGATGTTCCGCGCGCACCGGCCCGAGGGTGTCCGGGCCGAGGGCGAGGTCGCGGTGCTGGAGGGCACGTACGCGATGTACCGGCTGCGCCGGCAGGCCGGCCGCGCGGGGCGGGAGGCCGGGCGGCGGGCCGCGCAGGCACGCCGGACGGCGGCCGCGCGGGGCCGGCGGGGCTGGGCCGCCCTGCACGCGCGCCGCCCGCTGGACGAGCACCTGGTGCTGTACTCGGCGTCCTCGCACCGGGGTCTGCTGGGCGATCCGGCGGCCGTCTACTACAAGGCGCAGGAGATCGCCCCGCAGTTGCGCGGGGTGTGGGTGGTCCGGGACGAGGAGGCGGCCGAGCAGCTGCCGCCTGGTGTGGAGCACGTGCTCGTGGACTCCCGGCGCTGTCTGGAACTGGCCGCGCGGGCGAAGTTCTTCGTCAACGACGTCAACTGGCCCGCCACGCCGGCCAAGCGGCCCGGCAGCGTGTACATCCACACCCACCAGGGCACGCCGCTGAAGTACATGGGCGCGGACCTGCTGGGCAAGCCCGGCGCCCGGCTCGGCTTCGACGTGCCGCAGATGCTGCGCCGGGCCGACCGGTGGGACTACAGCCTGGTCGCCAACCAGCACTCCGAGTTGGTGTGGGAGCGGGCCTACCCCTGCCACTTCACCTCGGTGCGCACCGGCAGCCCCCGCAACGACGTGCTGGTGACCTCGCGCACCGACCCGGCGGCCGGGGCGTCGTTCCGGCTGCGGCACGGCATCCCGGAGGACCACACGGTGGTGCTGTACGCGCCGACCCGCCGGGACTACCGGCGTGGCGGGCACGCCGACCGGTTCGACCTGGCCCGGTTCGCGGCCGACCTCGGCGAGGGGCACACGCTGGTCGTCCGGCTGCATCCGACGCTGGCGGCGGGGCCGGCGCGCGGGATGGGGCTGAGTGAGCTGGCGCGGCGCGGGATCGTGGTCGACGCGACCGACGAACCGCACGCCGAGGAGGTCATGCTCGCCTCGGACGCGCTGGTCACCGACTACTCGTCGATCATGTTCGACTACGCCGACCTGGACCGGCCGGTCGTCGTGCACGCCGACGACTGGGAGGCGTACACCGCGAGCCGCGGCACCTACCTCGACATCACGGCCGAGGCACCCGGCCATGTCTCCCGCTCCTACCGGGAGCTGGCCTGGCTGTTCACCTCCGGTTCGTGGCGGGACGAGGAGTCGGCGCGGCTGCGGGCGGACTTCCGGACGCGGTTCTGCGCCTACGACGACGGGCGCGCGGCGGAGCGGGTCGTACGGACCCTGCTGCTGGGTGAGCCGATGGAGAGTCCGCCGCACGTACGGATCCCGGGGCAGGGCCGGGCGCCGGAGCGGGACGCGCTGGCGTCGGCGTAG
- a CDS encoding bifunctional glycosyltransferase family 2 protein/CDP-glycerol:glycerophosphate glycerophosphotransferase: MPRFSIIVPSHGVAGRLSQALDSVLGQSFGDLQLIPVCDSPGTPAAAVAAGYAERDSRVTPVDSPPSAGLGGARNAGMRTATGAYLLFLDGDDVLLPGSLAALDARLTETAGVDVLYTEHERAPWWEGEPTNPLAPLLATAPKGAFAPAALPGLTGVQFPAWSAVYRRTFLTEHELTFPDSHFTDLGWGGLVTIAAQRVAVLRSAVVRHRLRRQGSRLNLPGPQQHALLDQVELVLTRAAERALPAERTGPLFEQLFTQVLKTASRPERLPSGHRAFFRRAGRLYRRHRPAGHRVPGGSLGVQHRLLATGAYTAFRALRGANRVAARAAERLPRPRMLRTRLRYARDLRRPLDPHLAVFCAYWGRGYACNPAAIHAKARELAPHIRSVFLVEADQAHAMPRDVEHVVIGSRRYWEVLARATYLFNNANFAEGVVKRRGSVHVQTQHGTPLKHMGVDQSTHPVVAARSGSFTKLLGRVDRWDFNLSSNRHSTQMWERAFPGSYEHLEYGYPRNDVYCTATGEDVARIRRELGVPEGKTAVLYAPTHRDHHTGFETGLDLEAFCAAAGEDVVVLLRAHYFYDRGRARSSGRIIDVTGHRSSEDVCLAADALVTDYSSIMFDYANLDRPIVVYADDWEVYQETRGVYFDLMAEPPGPVARTPEELARIFRDGEHAGAESRALRAAFRERFCQFDDGLAAERVVRRVLLGEPPEAIPPVIPLAERVPAPAAASLVRS, translated from the coding sequence ATGCCCCGCTTCAGCATCATCGTCCCGTCCCACGGGGTCGCCGGCCGGCTGTCCCAGGCGCTGGACTCCGTCCTCGGCCAGTCCTTCGGCGACCTGCAGCTGATCCCGGTCTGCGACAGCCCCGGCACCCCGGCCGCCGCCGTGGCCGCCGGCTACGCCGAGCGGGACTCCCGGGTGACCCCGGTCGACTCGCCGCCCAGCGCCGGACTCGGCGGGGCGCGCAACGCCGGGATGCGGACGGCGACCGGCGCGTACCTGCTGTTCCTGGACGGCGACGACGTCCTGCTGCCGGGCTCCCTGGCGGCGCTGGACGCGCGGCTGACCGAGACCGCCGGGGTGGACGTGCTGTACACCGAGCACGAGCGGGCCCCGTGGTGGGAGGGCGAGCCGACGAACCCGCTCGCCCCGCTGCTGGCCACCGCGCCGAAGGGGGCTTTCGCACCGGCCGCGCTGCCGGGGCTGACGGGTGTGCAGTTCCCCGCGTGGAGCGCCGTCTACCGCCGCACCTTCCTCACCGAGCACGAACTGACGTTCCCCGACAGCCACTTCACGGACCTGGGCTGGGGCGGCCTGGTGACGATCGCCGCCCAGCGGGTCGCGGTGCTGCGCTCGGCGGTCGTACGGCACCGGCTGCGGCGGCAGGGCAGCCGGCTGAACCTGCCGGGCCCGCAGCAGCACGCCCTGCTGGACCAGGTGGAGCTGGTGCTGACCCGGGCCGCCGAGCGCGCGCTGCCCGCCGAGCGGACCGGGCCGCTGTTCGAGCAGCTCTTCACGCAGGTACTGAAGACGGCGTCCCGCCCGGAGCGGCTGCCGTCCGGGCACCGCGCGTTCTTCCGCCGCGCCGGACGGCTGTACCGGCGGCACCGGCCGGCCGGGCACCGGGTGCCGGGCGGCAGCCTGGGTGTCCAGCACCGGCTGCTCGCCACCGGCGCGTACACCGCGTTCCGGGCGCTGCGCGGCGCCAACCGGGTCGCCGCCCGCGCCGCCGAGCGGCTGCCCCGCCCCCGCATGCTGCGCACCCGGCTGCGCTACGCCCGTGACCTGCGCCGCCCGCTGGATCCCCACCTGGCGGTGTTCTGCGCCTATTGGGGCCGGGGCTACGCCTGCAACCCGGCGGCGATCCACGCCAAGGCCCGCGAACTCGCCCCGCACATCCGCTCGGTGTTCCTGGTCGAGGCGGACCAGGCGCACGCGATGCCTCGGGACGTGGAGCACGTGGTGATCGGCTCGCGCCGCTACTGGGAGGTGCTGGCCCGCGCCACCTACCTGTTCAACAACGCCAACTTCGCCGAGGGTGTCGTCAAGCGGCGCGGCAGCGTGCACGTGCAGACGCAGCACGGCACCCCGCTGAAGCACATGGGCGTGGACCAGTCGACGCACCCGGTGGTGGCCGCGCGGTCCGGCAGCTTCACCAAGCTGCTCGGCCGGGTGGACCGCTGGGACTTCAACCTGTCCTCCAACCGCCACTCCACGCAGATGTGGGAGCGGGCCTTCCCCGGCTCCTACGAGCACCTGGAGTACGGCTATCCGCGCAACGACGTGTACTGCACGGCGACCGGCGAGGACGTGGCCCGGATCCGGCGCGAGCTGGGCGTGCCCGAGGGCAAGACGGCCGTGCTGTACGCCCCGACCCACCGCGACCACCACACCGGCTTCGAGACGGGCCTGGACCTGGAGGCGTTCTGCGCGGCGGCCGGCGAGGACGTCGTCGTCCTGCTGCGCGCCCACTACTTCTACGACCGGGGCCGCGCCCGCAGCTCCGGCCGGATCATCGACGTCACCGGGCACCGTTCCTCGGAGGACGTGTGCCTGGCCGCGGACGCGCTGGTCACCGACTACTCGTCGATCATGTTCGACTACGCCAACCTGGACCGGCCGATCGTCGTGTACGCCGACGACTGGGAGGTCTACCAGGAGACCCGCGGCGTGTACTTCGACCTGATGGCCGAGCCGCCCGGACCGGTGGCCCGCACCCCGGAGGAGCTGGCCCGGATCTTCCGCGACGGCGAGCACGCGGGCGCGGAGTCGAGAGCGCTCAGGGCCGCGTTCCGGGAGCGGTTCTGCCAGTTCGACGACGGTCTGGCCGCCGAACGTGTCGTACGGCGGGTGCTGCTCGGCGAACCGCCGGAGGCGATCCCGCCCGTGATCCCGCTCGCGGAGCGCGTCCCCGCCCCCGCAGCCGCGTCCCTCGTGAGGAGCTGA
- a CDS encoding CDP-glycerol glycerophosphotransferase family protein produces MPRFSVIVPAYKVQAYLSECLDSVLSQSYPDLELIAVDDRSPDACGALIDEYAARDARVKPLHLAENQGLGRARNAGMAQATGDYLLFLDSDDTLTPGALGAIADRIKETGEPDVLVHDYARTFWTGEAVRNQLSGLLTEQGPAPFRLADRPALLRVLMVAWNKAYRREFVEREGFTFPPGYYEDTPWTFPVLMAAESIATLDRVCVHYRQRRQGNILRTTSDRHFDVFAQYDRVFAYVDGHPELDRWRPELFRRMVDHYATVFTRRDRLPRGSRARFLRTARAHYRRYRVPGVTAPRHSRLRHALIRFGLHRTFRALRLASALRRRTVKAAVTSARALRTAVLRLHYRVQSRLPVRADRAVFAVRDGQGHGGDPGALEEAFRAHAPHVRTAWIARPEFQRMVPPGPRRLRPGTAAYWTALARSRYLVSDGDIDARLRKRPGQVFVRTPDGTPLGHQGLDLQERPAAARDTDFARLLDAADTWDHLLSGNRHSTLTWERVLPGRYTTLEYGHPRDDVFQRATSADVARLRASLGIPEDAVAILYAPAYRDHRRTQRPLLDLERIVRRLGPRYVILARTHATQDGPADAGIRIIDVTGHPSVESLCLASDALVTDYASIMFDYANLDRPIVVHTEDWEAYEASRGTYLDLRACPPGAVARSEDELIDIFATGHWRGSRSAQLRTAFRERFCPYDDGSAAERVVRHVVLGEREGLPAVVPLAERRPVPAAASGAARAPLTTVEQPPGVRPDEPCSGSRPGMAERPPGTRTGAVEQPYDSRPGASPQASGSPTVTESR; encoded by the coding sequence TTGCCCAGGTTCAGTGTCATCGTCCCCGCGTACAAGGTCCAGGCGTACCTGTCCGAGTGCCTGGACTCGGTGCTGTCCCAGTCGTACCCGGATCTGGAACTCATCGCCGTCGACGACCGTTCGCCGGACGCCTGCGGCGCGCTGATCGACGAGTACGCCGCCCGCGACGCCCGCGTGAAGCCGCTGCACCTGGCGGAGAACCAGGGCCTGGGCCGGGCCCGCAACGCCGGGATGGCGCAGGCGACGGGCGACTACCTGCTCTTCCTGGACAGCGACGACACGCTCACCCCGGGCGCGCTCGGCGCGATCGCCGACCGGATCAAGGAGACCGGTGAGCCGGACGTGCTGGTCCACGACTACGCGCGCACCTTCTGGACGGGCGAGGCGGTCCGCAACCAGCTCTCCGGTCTGCTGACCGAGCAGGGCCCGGCGCCGTTCCGGCTGGCGGACCGGCCGGCGCTGCTGCGGGTGCTGATGGTCGCCTGGAACAAGGCGTACCGGCGGGAGTTCGTCGAGCGGGAGGGGTTCACGTTCCCGCCGGGCTACTACGAGGACACCCCGTGGACGTTCCCGGTGCTGATGGCGGCGGAGTCGATCGCCACCCTGGACCGGGTGTGCGTGCACTACCGGCAGCGCCGGCAGGGCAACATCCTGCGCACCACCAGCGACAGGCACTTCGACGTGTTCGCCCAGTACGACCGGGTGTTCGCGTACGTCGACGGGCATCCCGAACTGGACCGGTGGCGGCCGGAGTTGTTCCGCCGGATGGTGGACCACTACGCGACGGTGTTCACCCGCCGGGACCGGCTGCCGCGCGGCAGCCGCGCCAGGTTCCTGCGCACCGCCCGCGCGCACTACCGCCGCTACCGGGTGCCCGGGGTCACGGCCCCGCGGCACTCCCGGCTGCGGCACGCCCTGATCCGCTTCGGCCTGCACCGCACCTTCCGCGCGCTGCGGCTCGCCTCGGCCCTGCGCCGTCGTACGGTCAAGGCCGCCGTCACGTCGGCCCGCGCGCTGCGCACCGCCGTGCTCCGGCTGCACTACCGGGTCCAGTCGCGGCTGCCTGTGCGCGCCGACCGGGCGGTGTTCGCCGTCCGGGACGGACAGGGGCACGGCGGTGACCCGGGCGCGCTGGAGGAGGCGTTCCGGGCGCACGCCCCGCACGTGCGCACCGCCTGGATCGCCCGCCCCGAGTTCCAGCGCATGGTCCCGCCGGGCCCGCGCCGGCTGCGTCCGGGTACGGCCGCCTACTGGACGGCGCTGGCCCGTTCCCGGTACCTGGTGAGCGACGGCGACATCGACGCCCGGCTGCGCAAGCGCCCCGGCCAGGTGTTCGTGCGGACGCCGGACGGCACCCCGCTGGGGCACCAGGGCCTCGACCTCCAGGAGCGTCCGGCGGCCGCCCGGGACACGGACTTCGCGCGCCTCCTGGACGCCGCCGACACGTGGGACCACCTGCTCTCCGGCAACCGGCACTCCACCCTGACCTGGGAGCGGGTCCTGCCCGGCCGCTACACCACCCTGGAGTACGGCCACCCCCGCGACGACGTCTTCCAGCGGGCCACCTCGGCGGACGTGGCCCGGCTGCGCGCGTCCCTCGGCATCCCCGAGGACGCGGTGGCGATCCTGTACGCGCCCGCGTACCGCGACCACCGGCGCACCCAGCGCCCGCTGCTCGACCTGGAGCGGATCGTGCGCCGGCTGGGCCCGCGCTACGTGATCCTGGCCCGCACGCACGCGACGCAGGACGGTCCGGCCGACGCGGGCATCCGGATCATCGACGTCACCGGGCACCCGAGCGTGGAGTCCCTGTGCCTCGCCTCGGACGCGCTCGTCACCGACTACGCGTCGATCATGTTCGACTACGCCAACCTGGACCGGCCGATCGTGGTGCACACCGAGGACTGGGAGGCCTACGAGGCGTCCCGGGGCACCTACCTCGACCTGCGGGCCTGCCCGCCGGGGGCGGTGGCCCGCAGCGAGGACGAGCTGATCGACATCTTCGCCACCGGGCACTGGCGCGGCTCGCGCTCCGCCCAGCTGCGGACCGCGTTCCGCGAGCGGTTCTGCCCGTACGACGACGGGAGCGCCGCCGAACGCGTCGTACGGCATGTCGTGCTGGGCGAGCGGGAGGGGCTGCCGGCGGTGGTGCCGCTCGCGGAGCGGCGGCCGGTGCCGGCGGCCGCGTCCGGGGCGGCGCGTGCCCCGCTGACCACGGTGGAGCAGCCCCCCGGGGTCCGTCCGGACGAGCCTTGTTCCGGGTCGCGGCCGGGCATGGCGGAGCGTCCCCCGGGCACCCGGACGGGTGCGGTGGAGCAGCCGTACGACAGCCGGCCGGGCGCCTCACCGCAAGCTTCCGGTTCGCCGACCGTCACCGAGAGCCGCTGA